The following is a genomic window from Aquificota bacterium.
AAAGGGACCGCCATAGGCGGTCATAATTATATCACATGGGCTTTCCTTCTATTACGTCTCCGCCTTCTCCTGTTTTTCCTGTGCCTTGATAGAGGTGGCTTCCCACCTTTCCTGCTACCTCAAGCACCTTTTCTGTCATGCTTCTTACCTCGTTAATATCTTGGGAGCTTGCAAAGACCTTCTTGGCTTCTTCTATGGTTTTTTCCGCCTCGGAGATTACATCAGAAGGTAGCTTATCCCTGCTTTCCTTTAGCACCTTTTCAAGGTTATAAACATGTTGGTCAAGCTGGTTTTTGGCTTCTATAAGTTCTTTTTTCCTTTTGTCCTCTTCCTCGTGCATCTGGGCCTCTTTTATCATCCTTTCTATTTCCTCTTGCGTTAGTCCAGAGGAAGCCTGCACCCTTATGGATTGTTCCTTACCCGTGCCAAGGTCCTTGGCGGTTACATGCAGTATGCCATCCACGTCTATGTCAAAGCATACCTCTATCTTTGGAACGCCCCTTGGAGCTGGTGGTATGCCCGTAAGATAGAACTTACCAAGAGATTTGTTATCCTTTGCCAATGGGCGTTCACCCTGAAGCACGTGAATTTCTACCTCTGTCTGATAGTCGCTGGCAGTGGTAAAGATTTCACATTTCTTGTAAGGTATGGGTGTGTTCCTTGGTATAAGCACAGTCATAACGCCACCATAGGTTTCCACACCAAGGGAAAGGGGTGTTACATCTACAAGGAGTATTTCCTTTACCTCACCAGAAAGCACGCCCGCCTGTATGGCAGCACCAACCGCCACCACCTCATCGGGGTTTACACCCTTATGAGGCTCCTTTCCAAAGAACTCTTTTATCCTTTGTTGGACCAAGGGTATCCTTGTGGAACCGCCCACAAGCACCACTTCATCAATGTCCTGAGGCCTGAGTTTGGCGTCCTCAAGGGCCCTCTTGACTATTTCCATAGTCCTATCCACAAGGTCCTTTATCATCTCCTCAAGCCTTGCCCTTGTAAGCTTCTTCTGGAGGTGTAGGGGTTGGTTGGTGGATGGGTCTATGGTTATAAAGGGAAGGTTTATCTCCGTTTCCAGCTTAAAGGAAAGTTCCTTCTTTGCCTGCTCGCTGGCCTCCTTTAGCCTTTGAAGGGCTGTCCTATCTTTCCTTAGGTCCACACCTGTTTCCTTTTTAAACTCTTCAATGAGCCATTCCATTATCCTCTCATCTATGTTGGCACCACCAAGGTGGGTGTCTCC
Proteins encoded in this region:
- the dnaK gene encoding molecular chaperone DnaK, giving the protein MAEKIIGIDLGTTNSVVAVMIGDEPVVIANQEGSRLTPSVVSWTKEKEVLVGEPAKRRAILDPENTVYESKRFIGRKYEEVLDEAKRVSYKVVPDEKGDASFEIPNLGRKVRPEEVGAQILKKLKEAAEAYLGEKITKAVITVPAYFNERQRQATKDAGKIAGLEVLRILNEPTAAALAYGLDKKSDVKILVYDFGGGTFDVSILEGGEGVIEVKATAGDTHLGGANIDERIMEWLIEEFKKETGVDLRKDRTALQRLKEASEQAKKELSFKLETEINLPFITIDPSTNQPLHLQKKLTRARLEEMIKDLVDRTMEIVKRALEDAKLRPQDIDEVVLVGGSTRIPLVQQRIKEFFGKEPHKGVNPDEVVAVGAAIQAGVLSGEVKEILLVDVTPLSLGVETYGGVMTVLIPRNTPIPYKKCEIFTTASDYQTEVEIHVLQGERPLAKDNKSLGKFYLTGIPPAPRGVPKIEVCFDIDVDGILHVTAKDLGTGKEQSIRVQASSGLTQEEIERMIKEAQMHEEEDKRKKELIEAKNQLDQHVYNLEKVLKESRDKLPSDVISEAEKTIEEAKKVFASSQDINEVRSMTEKVLEVAGKVGSHLYQGTGKTGEGGDVIEGKPM